The following proteins are co-located in the Anomalospiza imberbis isolate Cuckoo-Finch-1a 21T00152 chromosome Z, ASM3175350v1, whole genome shotgun sequence genome:
- the LOC137464853 gene encoding LOW QUALITY PROTEIN: uncharacterized protein (The sequence of the model RefSeq protein was modified relative to this genomic sequence to represent the inferred CDS: inserted 2 bases in 1 codon) produces the protein MGLQLHLSPGKWGAGVLLPSLQGCRDGHPCRALVWGSGRVPRTPGSLRADNDPAASRRLSLQEAISSRTTFPSGSSRGCTCSMLPPAPPGSSRRGAXGRSAPQVRLPVRPAARRCPARFPGRLPVRPRERTAEPRRRPGPERSRAAPPRTGSMPRGRVWTDEEVISLLSLVQDSGETALLMASTSRPNEAVWQEISECLSAAGYKRSVAQCRSKWKALKQTFHSEREKLRSTGYHSSRLPPYYRTMKSIWKAAGRPVFGERRMTHMVKLPSRRRRSALATYSPSSLEPPGSHELRQLEWGLSWLTGEDTPSTLLSPVEDKQESSGEEHIAGVSSITPDKPSPQAGSDMVLFADARCCFSAFSFLGEYHILATMLVCPEARVGCSSQAVSALLPGCHTPTKQEKAEKKANFPGETSLGMGRGNGGLPQAAAATGSHRKAAMSEQPAASEDASDTSLHGSGVAGLLQNVQQLLVQILQTSRQQQALLESLASNTISHLHLLSRSIAQVGKTLNQLLLQPHPDPTGPCVPHVPLSEGGSRVVCSPGAPYTSLDHKEDPQLFPDATFITR, from the exons ATGGGGCTACAGCTGCACCTCAGCCCTGGAAAGTGGGGAGCTGGGgtgctccttcccagcctccAGGGCTGCCGTGATGGCCACCCCTGCCGTGCCCTCGTATGGGGGAGCGGCAGAGTCCCCCGAACCCCCGGGAGCCTGCGGGCAGACAACGACCCCGCTGCGAGCAGGCGGCTTTCGCTGCAGGAGGCTATCTCGTCCAGGACTACGTTTCCCAGCGGCTCCTCCCGGGGCTGCACATGCTCGATGCTGCCCCCGGCCCCTCCCGGCAGCTCCCGGCGCGGCGC AGGGCGGTCGGCTCCGCAGGTGCGGCTCCCGGTGCGAccggcggcgcggcgctgcccggcgcGGTTCCCGGGGCGCCTCCCGGTGCGCCCTCGGGAGCGCACGGCCgagccccgccgccggcccggaCCCGAGCGATCCCGGGCAGCCCCGCCTCGGACCGGCAGCATGCCCCGCGGGCGAGTCTGGACGGACGAGGAGGTCATCAGCCTCCTGTCGCTGGTGCAGGACTCGGGCGAGACCGCGCTGCTCATGGCCTCCACGTCGCGACCCAACGAGGCGGTTTGGCAGGAGATTTCCGAGTGTCTGTCGGCGGCCGGCTACAAGCGCAGCGTGGCCCAGTGCCGCTCCAAGTGGAAGGCGCTCAAGCAGACTTTCCACTCGGAGCGGGAGAAGCTCCGGAGCACAGGATACCACTCGAGCCGGCTGCCGCCGTACTACCGAACCATGAAGAGCATCTGGAAGGCGGCTGGGCGGCCCGTCTTTGGCGAACGGAGGATGACAC ACATGGTGAAGCTGCCTTCCAGAAGGCGCAGGTCAGCCCTTGCCACATACTCTCCATCCTCACTAGAGCCACCAGGTAGCCATGAGCTCAGGCAGCTGGAGTGGGgtttgtcctggct cactggtGAGGACACCCCCAGCACACTGCTGTCACCCGTGGAGGACAAGCAGGAGAGTT CTGGTGAGGAGCACATTGCTGGAGTGTCATCCATAACCCCTGACAAGCCAT CCCCACAAGCAGGGTCTGATATGGTTCTCTTTGCAGATGCCAGATGCTgcttctctgccttctccttccTGGGTGAGTACCATATCCTGGCTACCATGCTTGTGTGCCCTGAGGCAAGAGTTGGCTGCAGCTCACAGGCTGTGTCTGCTCTCCTTCCAGGCTGTCACACTCCCACGAAGCaggaaaaagctgagaaaaaggCCA ATTTTCCTGGTGAGACGTCCTTGGGGATGGGAAGAGGAAACGGAGGGCTGCcacaggctgctgcagccacaggctCCCACAGGAAAGCAGCCATGAGTGAGCAGCCAGCAGCAAGTGAAGACGCATCAGACACAAGCCTGCATG GGTCTGGCGTGGCAGGCTTGCTCCAGAACGTGCAGCAACTGCTGGTGCAGATCCTTCAGACATCACGGCAGCAGCAGGCACTACTGGAGAGCCTGGCCAGCAACACTATCTCCCacctccacctcctctcccGTAGCATCGCGCAGGTGGGCAAGACCCTGAACCaactcctgctccagcctcatCCTGACCCCACTGgcccctgtgtcccccatgtGCCCCTTTCTGAGGGTGGCTCCAGAGTGGTCTGCTCCCCTGGTGCTCCCTACACTTCCCTGGACCACAAAGAGGATCCTCAGCTGTTCCCTGATGCCACGTTCATTACACGCTGA
- the LOC137464526 gene encoding B-cell differentiation antigen CD72-like, which translates to MAGRRCRGRTFPSVATQHTSASAETSCSFPLKRSRARRAIGAARGMAQSVVYADLKFAAGPSSTVPDDDDSPYENVPLGPVTAAPSPGRWTRRWRVPTALLAASLLLLLLLLVAVVALGACHWQVTRSLQESSREHASEQGRLSQELRAREQSLEQTQLELAWAREELQRVWLKGNISQLELQSRNAELGHTQRELAVLQEEMQVVQGKLSTSERSVRSLLACVNTDCCPRGWVLFRSKCLFISVTNKTWEQSQEDCAGRFAQLMVQHDWTPQTVPYFVHASKAYYWIGGKPFYRARRSMQMDNRPSKRPTSNCWSVINGEMWGMRCDNLYHWICEKSPELSRASETRPLFLTKD; encoded by the exons ATGGCAGGGCGCCGGTGCCGTGGCCGTACTTTCCCCTCCGTCGCAACTCAGCACACTTCTGCTTCTGCAGAAACCAGCTGCAGTTTTCCACTGAAGCGGAGCAGAGCCCGCAGGGCCATCGGGGCCGCCCGGGGCATGGCCCAGAGTGTGGTCTATGCCGACTTGAAGTTTGCTGCGGGGCCCTCATCCACCGTCCCCGACGACGATGACAGTCCGTACGAGAACGTGCCGCTGGGGCCGGTGACAGCAGcgcccagcccag GGCGCTGGACCCGGCGATGGCGCGTCCCCACAGCGCTGCTGGCAGCCAGCCTGctcctgttgctgctgctgctcgtgGCCGTCGTGGCCCTGGGGGCTTGCC acTGGCAAGTCACCCGCAGCCTGCAGGAGTCCTCCCGCGAGCACGCGTCCGAGCAGGGCCGCCTGTCGCAGGAGCTGAGGGCgcgggagcagagcctggagcagacaCAACTGGAGCTGGCATGGGCCAGAGAAGAGCTGCAGCGAGTGTGGCTCAAGGGCAACATcagccagctggagctgcaaaGCAGGAATGCTGAGCTGGGGCATACCCAGCGGGAGCTGGCTGTGTTGCAGGAGGAGATGCAGGTGGTGCAGGGGAAGCTCAGCACCAGCGAGAGGAGTGTGAGGAGCCTGCTTGCCTGCGTGAACACAG ATtgctgccccaggggctgggtaCTCTTCAGGAGCAAGTGTCTCTTCATCTCGGTGACAAACAAgacctgggagcagagccaggaagACTGTGCAGGGAGATTTGCTCAGCTGATGGTCCAACATGACTGGACACCACAGACAGTGCCG TATTTTGTGCATGCGTCTAAGGCATACTACTGGATTGGAGGAAAACCCTTTTATAGGGCAAGGAGATCTATGCAGATGGACAACAGACCCTC GAAACGCCCTACTTCAAACTGCTGGTCAGTAATTAATGGGGAAATGTGGGGTATGCGGTGTGACAATCTCTACCATTGGATCTGCGAGAAATCCCCAGAGCTGAGCCGTGCATCTGAGACTCGACCTCTCTTTCTCACCAAGGACTGA
- the LOC137464591 gene encoding B-cell differentiation antigen CD72-like, which translates to MRGCWSLQLCLTSPICYSAEQTSASADAVCTSPLHLRETVQSPGTGTSQKGIPRAEREPARLRACPAFAHMAQLYADLRFAKVLGGQSMASQALEAAFGMNEAESPFENTQPALAGQDGNRAEPNPGCWSRRWCIPVGLLATCLLLVATVSLGACYWQVTRSLQESSREHASEQGRLSQELREQEQSLEQTQLELAWAREELQQAWHEGNISQLELDRLNTELRRVTAVLGRTEREMQEVQGRLNNSESTVALLRSCTAIDCCPSGWLLYRGKCLYISSEKKTWEDSRDECEKTYSQLLVTKSWSRWTVPTFLKNADVPYWIGLQKGSFPWYDYGWLEEEDPDAEGVSEAWFWVDGSLYERPWQSKSNGTCAIISHGSIKPAQCTGPSDLHLWICEKAAGPSFPFK; encoded by the exons ATGAGAGGGTGCTggtccctgcagctgtgcctcACTAGTCCCATCTGCTACAGTGCAGAGCAAACTTCTGCTTCTGCAGATGCTGTCTGCACTTCTCCTTTGCACCTCCGAGAGACGGTGCAATCACCAGGAACAGGGACATCTCAGAAAGGCATCCCAAGGGCGGAACGGGAGCCAGCGAGGCTCAGGGCTTGCCCAGCGTTTGCCCACATGGCCCAGCTTTATGCTGACCTGAGGTTTGCCAAAGTGTTGGGAGGCCAGAGCATGGCCAGCCAGGCACTGGAGGCAG CCTTTGGCATGAATGAGGCAGAGAGCCCCTTCGAGAACACGCAGCCGGCACTGGCAGGGCAGGATGGGAATAGAGCAGAGCCCAACCCAG GGTGCTGGTCCCGTCGGTGGTGCATCCCTGTGGGTCTGCTGGCAACTTGCCTGTTGCTGGTGGCCACTGTGTCCCTGGGGGCTTGCT acTGGCAGGTCACCCGCAGCCTGCAGGAGTCCTCCCGCGAGCACGCGTCCGAGCAGGGCCGCCTGtcacaggagctgagggagcaggagcagagcctggagcagacaCAACTGGAGCTGGCATGGGCCAGAGAAGAGCTGCAGCAAGCATGGCACGAGGGCAACATcagccagctggagctggacagACTGAACACGGAGCTGCGTCGCGTCACGGCAGTCCTAGGCAGGACAGAGAGGGAGATGCAGGAGGTGCAGGGGAGGCTCAACAACAGCGAGAGCACCGTGGCCCTCCTGCGCTCCTGCACAGCTATAG ATTGCTGCCCTTCGGGCTGGCTGCTGTACAGGGGCAAGTGCCTCTATATCTCCTCGGAGAAGAAGACATGGGAAGACAGCAGAGATGAGTGTGAGAAGACATATTCTCAGCTCTTGGTCACCAAATCCTGGAGTCGTTGGACTGTGCCG aCCTTCCTGAAAAATGCAGATGTCCCATACTGGATTGGATTGCAGAAGGGCAGTTTTCCTTGGTACGACTATGGCTGGCTGGAGGAAGAGGACCCagatgctgagggggtctcAGAGGCCTGGTTCTGGGTGGATGGCTCCCTTTATGAGAG GCCGTGGCAGTCAAAATCGAATGGAACCTGTGCCATAATAAGCCATGGGAGCATCAAACCCGCCCAGTGCACTGGTCCCAGTGACCTGCACCTCTGGATCTGTGAGAAGGCAGCAGGGCCAAGCTTCCCTTTCAAGTGA